A single genomic interval of Microbacterium hydrocarbonoxydans harbors:
- a CDS encoding ABC transporter permease yields the protein MLAYLLRRLAFLVVSLLVAMIAIFVLLRLLPGDPANALLSVNATPEQIAAARAQVGSDQPLLQQFTTWAGQLLRFDLGESFLSSRPVGPDIADRLAVTLPLTLIAFTVALLVSLVIGITAAVKSDRWYGIALSGFAQLGVAVPVFWVGVVLVWVFALGLGLLPSGGFPRDDWEDPADALRSLALPVTTIVIVMSASLSRYVRSATLDVIGSDYLRTARAGGSGMSEALLRHGVRNGSVPVVAILGIELSTTLLGAVVVESVFTLPGLGSLLLSAIEQHDFQVIQGVLVVSTLFVLLVGFAADIVQRLIDPRLRTSVSGNR from the coding sequence ATGCTCGCCTACCTGCTGCGCCGCCTCGCGTTCCTCGTGGTCTCGCTCCTCGTGGCGATGATCGCGATCTTCGTGCTGCTGCGGCTGCTTCCCGGCGACCCGGCGAACGCCCTGCTCTCGGTGAACGCGACGCCCGAGCAGATCGCCGCCGCCCGCGCACAGGTCGGCTCGGATCAGCCCCTCCTGCAGCAGTTCACGACGTGGGCCGGTCAGCTGCTGCGCTTCGACCTCGGTGAGTCGTTCCTGAGCTCGCGTCCCGTCGGTCCCGACATCGCCGATCGCCTCGCCGTGACCCTTCCACTCACGCTCATCGCGTTCACGGTCGCCCTGCTCGTGTCCCTGGTGATCGGCATCACCGCCGCCGTGAAGTCCGATCGCTGGTACGGCATCGCGCTCTCGGGCTTCGCTCAGTTGGGCGTGGCCGTGCCGGTCTTCTGGGTCGGCGTGGTGCTGGTGTGGGTGTTCGCCCTCGGCCTCGGCCTGCTGCCGTCGGGCGGATTCCCGCGAGACGACTGGGAGGATCCGGCCGACGCGCTGCGCTCTCTCGCCCTGCCGGTGACGACGATCGTGATCGTGATGAGTGCGTCTCTCAGCCGCTACGTGCGCTCCGCCACCCTCGATGTGATCGGCAGCGATTACCTCCGCACCGCGCGCGCCGGCGGGTCGGGCATGTCCGAGGCGCTGCTGCGTCACGGCGTGCGCAACGGCTCGGTGCCGGTCGTCGCGATCCTCGGCATCGAGCTGTCCACCACTCTGCTCGGGGCCGTCGTCGTCGAGAGCGTCTTCACACTTCCCGGCCTCGGCAGCCTGCTGCTGTCGGCCATCGAACAGCACGACTTCCAGGTCATCCAGGGCGTCCTCGTCGTCAGCACCCTCTTCGTGCTGCTCGTCGGGTTCGCCGCCGACATCGTGCAGCGCCTGATCGATCCGCGTCTGCGCACGAGCGTCTCGGGCAATCGATGA
- a CDS encoding ABC transporter permease: MSRIDSASGPWRFRFRWPRAWRTPLGVIGTVIAGAWIIVAFTAQWWVPFGPNAQVLPRLQEPGIDTLLGTDGNGRDIFSRLMTGATVSLPLALMLVIAAMIIGTVIGAVAGYFGGWVDETLMRITDLFMAFPTVILAMVVAASLGPSLFNAVIAAIVVSWPQYSRVTRSIVLGLRGQNYVIAGRLLGHSPLRTLFIDILPNIAGPVLVLATLDIGAAILLLSGLSFLGLGAQPPTAEWGSMISAAMQNFDAWWLGVFPGLAILTVVLAFNFLGDAMRDILDPTAEVTHEKQAEHVAAAKGAAA; the protein is encoded by the coding sequence ATGAGCCGCATCGACTCGGCATCCGGTCCCTGGCGCTTCCGCTTCCGGTGGCCGCGAGCCTGGCGCACACCGCTCGGCGTGATCGGCACCGTGATCGCGGGAGCGTGGATCATCGTCGCGTTCACCGCGCAGTGGTGGGTGCCGTTCGGCCCGAACGCCCAGGTGCTGCCGCGCCTGCAGGAGCCAGGGATCGACACCCTGCTCGGTACGGACGGCAACGGCCGCGACATCTTCTCACGCCTGATGACGGGAGCGACGGTGAGCCTTCCGCTCGCGCTCATGCTCGTGATCGCCGCGATGATCATCGGCACCGTGATCGGCGCCGTCGCCGGCTACTTCGGCGGCTGGGTCGACGAGACGCTGATGCGCATCACCGACCTGTTCATGGCGTTCCCGACCGTCATCCTGGCGATGGTGGTGGCGGCATCCCTCGGTCCGTCCCTCTTCAACGCCGTGATCGCGGCGATCGTGGTGTCGTGGCCGCAGTACTCGCGAGTCACCCGCAGCATCGTGCTCGGCCTCCGCGGCCAGAACTACGTGATCGCCGGTCGCCTTCTCGGCCACTCGCCGCTGCGGACCCTCTTCATCGACATCCTCCCGAACATCGCCGGCCCCGTGCTGGTGCTGGCCACGCTCGACATCGGAGCCGCGATCCTGCTGCTCTCCGGGCTGTCGTTCCTCGGTCTCGGCGCCCAGCCGCCGACGGCTGAGTGGGGATCCATGATCTCGGCGGCGATGCAGAACTTCGACGCCTGGTGGCTCGGCGTCTTCCCTGGCCTCGCGATCCTGACCGTCGTGCTGGCGTTCAACTTCCTGGGGGACGCGATGCGCGACATCCTCGACCCGACCGCAGAGGTCACGCACGAGAAGCAGGCGGAGCACGTCGCGGCGGCGAAGGGAGCGGCGGCATGA
- a CDS encoding ribbon-helix-helix domain-containing protein has protein sequence MATMNVSLPGALKEFVEDQVVERGFGTSSEFVRDLIRKEQARAALRALVISGMGSGPGSEMDDDYFRRLRARVSNAEFADE, from the coding sequence ATGGCCACGATGAATGTCTCGCTCCCCGGTGCCCTCAAGGAGTTCGTCGAGGACCAGGTGGTCGAGCGCGGCTTCGGCACCAGCAGTGAGTTCGTTCGCGACCTGATCCGGAAGGAGCAGGCCCGCGCGGCGCTCCGGGCCCTCGTCATCTCCGGCATGGGTTCAGGCCCAGGGTCTGAGATGGACGACGACTACTTCAGGAGGCTGCGCGCGCGGGTGAGCAACGCAGAATTCGCCGACGAGTGA
- a CDS encoding ABC transporter substrate-binding protein, with translation MSSRRSTSVIAIGAVSLLALAGCSGGNSANNGGDSSGSDSLVIDTAFSIETADPGHTYDPTGNMIAKALYETLVDFEGSDVSTPVPGLASWEQNDEATEFTFTLEGDRVFSDGTPIEAKDVVFTLQRIQGMTEAKPNFLLGGLTITEVDEKTISITSETPLLQLPAILANPALGIVNSDVVIENGGTTDGTDSAQKFLDGTSAGSGPFVLDTLDLSSQVVLTKSDEYDGDEKAAYDRVVVRNVSESATQLANLKGGDSMVAMDLNGDQVSGLGDGLNVESVPSGQTIFLLLNQSEAVAGDLANVKIAEAIRYALDYDALLELAGAGAVQATGVIPPGFEGALDSGVEQDLDKSKAALAEAGYTGQTLKLQFPNDYPVGGVEFTPLAERIQAQLEDAGIAVELAPAPFATELDAYVNGTEGFGLWFWGPDYADSANFLPFAPGLKVGLRAGWAAEANPEIAGIAAGAAAATDEAQRSEAFASFAEAMQAEGPFVPLIVPGRNIATADAVSGAVYNSVWEMDIAEITPAG, from the coding sequence ATGTCGTCACGTCGCAGCACGTCCGTCATCGCGATCGGAGCGGTCTCGCTCCTCGCTCTCGCTGGTTGCTCCGGTGGCAACTCGGCGAACAACGGCGGAGATTCCTCCGGTTCCGACTCGCTGGTCATCGATACCGCGTTCTCGATCGAGACCGCAGACCCCGGTCACACGTACGACCCGACCGGGAACATGATCGCCAAGGCCCTGTACGAGACGCTCGTCGACTTCGAGGGATCTGACGTCTCGACCCCGGTCCCCGGCCTCGCCTCATGGGAGCAGAACGACGAGGCGACCGAGTTCACCTTCACGCTCGAGGGCGACCGCGTCTTCTCGGACGGCACGCCGATCGAGGCCAAGGACGTCGTCTTCACCCTGCAGCGCATCCAGGGCATGACCGAGGCCAAGCCGAACTTCCTCCTCGGCGGGCTCACCATCACGGAGGTCGACGAGAAGACCATCTCGATCACCTCCGAGACGCCGCTGCTGCAGCTGCCGGCGATCCTCGCGAACCCGGCGCTGGGCATCGTGAACTCCGACGTCGTGATCGAGAACGGCGGCACCACCGACGGCACCGACAGTGCGCAGAAGTTCCTCGACGGCACGTCAGCGGGTTCTGGTCCGTTCGTGCTCGACACGCTCGACCTCTCCTCGCAGGTCGTCCTGACCAAGAGCGACGAGTACGACGGTGACGAGAAGGCCGCGTACGACCGCGTCGTGGTGCGCAACGTCTCGGAGAGCGCCACGCAGCTCGCCAACCTCAAGGGCGGCGACTCGATGGTCGCGATGGATCTGAACGGCGACCAGGTCTCGGGCCTCGGCGACGGACTGAACGTCGAGTCCGTGCCGTCGGGCCAGACCATCTTCCTGCTGCTCAACCAGTCCGAGGCCGTCGCGGGTGACCTCGCCAACGTGAAGATCGCCGAGGCGATCCGCTACGCCCTCGACTACGACGCGCTGCTGGAGCTCGCGGGTGCGGGCGCCGTTCAGGCGACCGGCGTGATCCCCCCCGGATTCGAGGGCGCCCTGGACAGCGGTGTGGAGCAGGACCTCGACAAGTCGAAGGCTGCTCTCGCCGAGGCCGGTTACACGGGTCAGACCCTGAAGCTGCAGTTCCCGAACGACTACCCGGTCGGCGGCGTGGAGTTCACCCCGCTCGCCGAGCGCATCCAGGCCCAGCTCGAGGATGCCGGCATCGCCGTCGAACTCGCGCCGGCCCCCTTCGCCACCGAGCTCGACGCGTACGTCAACGGCACCGAGGGCTTCGGCCTGTGGTTCTGGGGTCCTGACTACGCCGACTCCGCCAACTTCCTGCCGTTCGCTCCCGGACTCAAGGTCGGCCTGCGCGCCGGCTGGGCTGCCGAGGCGAACCCCGAGATCGCGGGCATCGCGGCCGGTGCCGCCGCCGCGACCGACGAGGCCCAGCGCAGCGAGGCATTCGCCTCCTTCGCCGAGGCGATGCAGGCCGAGGGCCCCTTCGTGCCGCTGATCGTCCCCGGCCGCAACATCGCCACGGCGGATGCCGTCTCCGGCGCCGTGTACAACTCGGTGTGGGAGATGGACATCGCCGAGATCACGCCCGCCGGCTGA
- a CDS encoding type II toxin-antitoxin system RelE/ParE family toxin, giving the protein MSVRRVVTSASADEDILGAIDYYVLSGAIDAASGFIDALQDAKDLIAEFPAIGSSRFALETEILDLRDVGVKRFPFIIFYTDDADAVRIHRVLHNSRDLPVGLAGA; this is encoded by the coding sequence GTGAGTGTTCGACGGGTCGTCACGTCTGCATCCGCGGACGAGGACATCCTGGGGGCCATCGACTACTACGTGCTGTCCGGTGCCATCGACGCGGCGAGTGGGTTCATCGATGCGCTGCAGGATGCGAAGGACCTCATCGCGGAGTTCCCTGCGATCGGCTCCTCGCGATTCGCGCTCGAGACGGAGATCCTCGACCTGCGTGACGTCGGGGTGAAGCGGTTCCCCTTCATCATCTTTTATACGGACGACGCGGATGCCGTCCGCATCCACCGGGTCCTCCACAACAGTCGAGACCTCCCGGTCGGCCTCGCCGGAGCATGA
- a CDS encoding Lrp/AsnC family transcriptional regulator — MDDIGYRILETLRDNGRISIAALAETVGISRANAYTRVESLMQDGVITGFSARVDQSKAGLSIGALVFVTVHPQAWASFRESVLEMPDVEWCAITTGEHDAMLLIRAVDVSGVHEFTTGVIAQLPEVRTVVSVVVLDEVVRRSYLLPSDLPERDLATPLGMTRWTPATPGRDTLPPR, encoded by the coding sequence TTGGACGACATCGGATACAGAATCCTCGAGACGCTGCGTGATAACGGTCGCATTTCGATCGCCGCGCTGGCCGAGACGGTGGGCATCTCGCGCGCCAATGCGTACACCCGCGTCGAGTCGCTGATGCAGGACGGCGTGATCACGGGCTTCAGCGCGCGGGTCGATCAGTCCAAGGCCGGGCTCTCCATCGGCGCGCTCGTGTTCGTCACGGTGCACCCGCAGGCGTGGGCGTCGTTCCGTGAGAGCGTGCTCGAGATGCCCGATGTCGAATGGTGCGCGATCACGACCGGCGAGCACGACGCGATGCTGCTGATCCGTGCTGTCGATGTGAGCGGCGTGCATGAGTTCACCACCGGCGTCATCGCCCAGCTGCCAGAGGTCCGCACGGTCGTCAGCGTGGTCGTGCTCGACGAGGTCGTCCGCCGGTCGTACCTGCTGCCGAGCGACCTGCCGGAGCGCGACCTCGCGACGCCGCTGGGCATGACCCGGTGGACACCGGCGACTCCCGGTCGCGACACGCTGCCGCCGCGCTGA
- a CDS encoding ABC transporter substrate-binding protein, whose amino-acid sequence MRRTRILGALGAVATLALVAGCASGATDDAASEDATILIGSLYEPTNLSNTQGGGQGVTEALTGNVYEGLYRLTDDGEVEPLLAADAEVSDDGLTYTVTLRDDVTFHSGDPLTSADVKSSIEAVTAEDSVSARKSSFEVIADIATPDDQTVVFTLSQRSISFLYNLSYVWIVNDEAGDITESEDGTGPYTLDEWKKGSTLTLERWDDYWGEPAKNGEVVYTYFTDATAENNALLTGEIDVITSVQSPDSLSQFDSDDYVVSEGTSTTKELLAFNDRVAPFDDAKVRKAIYSAIDTQKLLESIWGDYGTLIGSMVPPTDPWYEDLTEVNPYDVDLSKDLLAEAGYADGFTFTLDTPSYDPHPAVAEFLQSQLAEVGITVEINTISADEWYTKVFKEQDFQATLQEHVNDRDVVWYGNPDFYWGYDDADVQKWVAEAEQAATTDEQTALLKQVNEKIAEDAASVWLYLYPQIVVASSDLSGYPVNGLNSQFFAYDIVKS is encoded by the coding sequence ATGAGAAGAACCCGCATCCTCGGCGCGCTCGGCGCCGTCGCCACGCTCGCCCTCGTGGCCGGCTGCGCGTCGGGAGCCACGGACGACGCCGCGAGCGAAGACGCGACCATCCTGATCGGCTCGCTCTACGAGCCGACCAACCTGAGCAACACTCAGGGCGGCGGCCAGGGAGTGACCGAGGCGCTGACCGGCAACGTCTACGAAGGCCTCTACCGGCTGACCGACGACGGCGAGGTCGAGCCGCTCCTCGCCGCGGACGCCGAGGTCTCGGACGACGGACTCACGTACACCGTGACGCTGCGCGACGATGTGACGTTCCACTCCGGCGACCCGCTCACCTCCGCCGACGTCAAGTCGAGCATCGAGGCCGTGACGGCCGAGGACTCGGTGTCGGCCCGCAAGTCGAGCTTCGAGGTCATCGCCGACATCGCGACCCCCGACGACCAGACCGTCGTGTTCACGCTCTCGCAGCGATCGATCTCGTTCCTCTACAACCTCAGCTACGTCTGGATCGTGAACGACGAGGCGGGCGACATCACCGAGTCGGAGGACGGAACCGGCCCCTACACGCTCGACGAGTGGAAGAAGGGGTCGACCCTGACCCTCGAGCGCTGGGACGACTACTGGGGCGAGCCGGCCAAGAACGGCGAGGTCGTCTACACGTACTTCACCGACGCGACGGCCGAGAACAACGCCCTGCTCACGGGCGAGATCGACGTCATCACCAGCGTGCAGAGCCCCGACTCGCTCTCGCAGTTCGACTCCGACGACTACGTCGTGAGCGAGGGCACCTCGACCACGAAGGAGCTGCTCGCGTTCAACGACCGCGTCGCGCCGTTCGACGACGCCAAGGTGCGCAAGGCGATCTACTCCGCCATCGACACCCAGAAGCTCCTCGAGTCGATCTGGGGCGACTACGGCACGCTCATCGGATCGATGGTGCCGCCGACCGACCCCTGGTACGAGGACCTCACCGAGGTGAACCCGTACGACGTCGACCTCTCGAAGGATCTGCTCGCCGAGGCCGGCTACGCCGACGGCTTCACCTTCACGCTCGACACCCCGAGCTACGACCCGCACCCCGCCGTCGCGGAGTTCCTGCAGTCGCAGCTGGCCGAGGTCGGCATCACGGTCGAGATCAACACGATCAGCGCCGACGAGTGGTACACGAAGGTGTTCAAGGAGCAGGACTTCCAGGCCACACTGCAAGAGCACGTGAACGACCGTGACGTGGTCTGGTACGGCAACCCCGACTTCTACTGGGGCTACGACGACGCCGACGTGCAGAAGTGGGTCGCCGAGGCCGAGCAGGCCGCCACGACCGACGAGCAGACGGCACTGCTGAAGCAGGTCAACGAGAAGATCGCCGAGGATGCCGCGAGCGTATGGTTGTACCTGTACCCGCAGATCGTGGTCGCCTCGAGCGACCTCAGCGGTTACCCCGTCAACGGCCTGAACTCCCAGTTCTTCGCCTACGACATCGTCAAGTCCTGA
- a CDS encoding ATP-binding cassette domain-containing protein, translating to MSMLDVSGLTVRSGSGALVRDVSFTLQAGERLGLIGESGSGKSLTSLAVTGLLPDSLVPSGSVLLDGHQVVGARDADLRPLRGPVAQVVFQEPLTALDPLMRVGRQIAEPLRRHLGLRGAELRSAVAAALDEVALSDPRIARAYPHELSGGQRQRVAIAIALAARPQLLIADEPTTALDVTVQDAVLALLERLVADRGMALLFISHDLAVVSRMVDRIVVLRDGVVVEEGAVTEVLQHPAEPYTRMLVDSARALDAYLDAKEDGA from the coding sequence ATGAGCATGCTCGACGTCTCAGGCCTCACCGTGCGCTCCGGATCCGGGGCTCTCGTGCGCGATGTCTCGTTCACTCTGCAGGCCGGCGAGCGCCTGGGGCTGATCGGCGAGTCCGGGTCGGGCAAGTCGCTCACCTCGCTCGCGGTCACCGGTCTGCTGCCGGATTCTCTCGTGCCGTCCGGCTCCGTGCTGCTCGACGGGCATCAGGTCGTCGGTGCGCGGGATGCCGACCTGAGGCCGTTGCGCGGACCGGTCGCCCAGGTCGTGTTCCAGGAGCCGCTCACGGCGCTCGACCCGCTGATGCGGGTGGGTCGGCAGATCGCCGAGCCGCTTCGTCGTCATCTCGGCCTGCGCGGCGCGGAGCTGCGCTCGGCCGTCGCAGCGGCGCTCGACGAGGTGGCGCTGTCCGACCCGCGGATCGCCCGCGCCTACCCGCACGAGCTCTCGGGCGGTCAACGCCAGCGTGTGGCGATCGCGATCGCTCTCGCCGCCCGGCCGCAGCTGCTCATCGCGGACGAGCCCACCACCGCGCTCGATGTGACGGTGCAGGATGCCGTGCTCGCGCTGCTCGAACGACTCGTCGCCGACCGCGGCATGGCGCTGCTGTTCATCAGCCACGACCTCGCTGTCGTCTCGCGCATGGTCGATCGGATCGTCGTACTGCGCGACGGGGTGGTCGTCGAGGAGGGGGCGGTCACCGAGGTGCTGCAGCATCCGGCGGAACCGTACACGCGGATGCTGGTCGACAGTGCCCGCGCGCTCGACGCGTACCTCGATGCGAAGGAGGACGGCGCATGA
- a CDS encoding DUF1684 domain-containing protein: MSERESHSQWQAERRASVTSATGNLALVETRWTGGRPDVEAERQAAADSVTVTALRRTDIDTGEAEYGLRFWDADSPAIRAFDRIDTYDYDPAWVLEGRFTPVAGARTVPFEHIRDNGGTRDLAVPGDIHLELDGREYTLAAFDDGGTLLLVFGDETNGSETYGSGRFLFVELRDDEGDVTLDFNRAFVPPCGFSAQYNCPLPPASNRFPLPIRAGEKNVVFRDGFDIYAA, encoded by the coding sequence ATGTCTGAACGCGAATCCCACAGCCAGTGGCAGGCCGAGCGCCGTGCCTCCGTCACGTCCGCGACCGGCAACCTCGCCCTCGTCGAGACCCGCTGGACGGGCGGGCGTCCCGACGTGGAGGCCGAGCGACAGGCCGCAGCGGACTCTGTAACGGTGACCGCCCTCCGACGCACGGACATCGACACCGGCGAGGCCGAGTACGGACTCCGCTTCTGGGATGCCGACTCCCCGGCGATCCGAGCGTTCGACCGCATCGACACGTATGACTACGACCCGGCCTGGGTGCTGGAGGGACGCTTCACCCCCGTCGCCGGTGCCCGCACGGTGCCTTTCGAGCACATCCGCGACAACGGCGGCACCCGCGACCTGGCGGTCCCCGGCGACATCCACCTCGAGCTCGACGGACGCGAGTACACCCTCGCCGCCTTCGACGACGGCGGCACCCTGCTGCTCGTGTTCGGCGACGAGACCAACGGCTCGGAGACCTACGGGTCCGGCCGGTTCCTGTTCGTGGAGCTGCGGGATGACGAGGGCGATGTGACCCTCGATTTCAACCGCGCGTTCGTGCCGCCCTGCGGATTCAGCGCCCAGTACAACTGCCCGCTGCCGCCGGCATCCAACCGCTTCCCCCTGCCTATCCGAGCAGGCGAGAAGAACGTCGTCTTCCGCGACGGCTTCGACATCTACGCGGCGTGA
- a CDS encoding ABC transporter ATP-binding protein, which produces MSLLELRGAGFAYGSRRVLDDVSLSLDEGDSLGLVGESGAGKSTILRLLLGLAAPRDGQVLFDGAPLSLRDRAQMRRFRASVQPVFQDPYSSLDPRQRIDRIVGEPLRSLRLASGADAERRVAEALESVGLPADTARRYPHEFSGGQRQRIAIARAVVSRPRVLLADEPVSALDVTTRVQVLELLDRLRRENGLSLVMVSHDLTAIASACDRTVVLQNGRVVEQGPTASVLHAPQDPYTRALVDAVPRLPR; this is translated from the coding sequence ATGAGCCTCCTCGAACTCCGCGGTGCCGGCTTCGCCTACGGATCGCGCCGGGTGCTCGACGACGTCTCACTGAGCCTCGACGAGGGTGACTCGCTCGGTCTCGTGGGGGAATCGGGTGCGGGCAAGTCGACGATCCTGCGGCTGCTGCTCGGACTCGCGGCGCCGCGCGACGGTCAGGTGCTGTTCGACGGTGCCCCCCTGTCGCTGCGCGACCGGGCCCAGATGCGTCGGTTCCGGGCGAGCGTGCAGCCGGTGTTCCAGGACCCGTACTCGTCGCTCGACCCTCGTCAACGCATCGACCGCATCGTCGGAGAGCCCCTGCGGTCGTTGCGCCTGGCATCCGGAGCCGACGCCGAGCGTCGCGTCGCGGAAGCGCTCGAGTCCGTCGGACTCCCCGCCGACACCGCCCGCCGCTACCCGCACGAGTTCTCGGGCGGCCAGCGCCAGCGCATCGCGATCGCCCGAGCCGTGGTCTCGCGTCCCCGCGTGCTGCTCGCGGATGAGCCGGTGAGCGCCCTCGACGTCACCACGCGCGTGCAGGTGCTCGAACTGCTCGACCGGCTGCGGCGTGAGAACGGTCTGTCGCTCGTGATGGTGTCGCACGATCTCACCGCGATCGCCTCGGCCTGCGACCGCACGGTCGTGCTGCAGAACGGTCGCGTCGTCGAGCAGGGCCCGACCGCATCAGTCCTGCACGCGCCCCAGGACCCGTACACGCGCGCGCTGGTCGACGCGGTTCCGCGGCTCCCTCGCTGA
- a CDS encoding ABC transporter permease: MSRVAEQLITGSVPVRRRPKATLLIGLVLTGIIALIALVSLFWLPYPLADTSGSRLEGPSALHLLGTDRLGRDLLSQLMWGARIALIVGICSVAIAAVLGVIIGLIAAFSRPWVDDTLSAGLDVVIAFPVLLLAMLVVAVQGASLWSAVLAIGLAMSAVVARLTRILSRRVLQEQYITAARTSGTSVLGIIAQHVLPNIAPTLAVSLALQFGAAVLAEASLSYLGLGAPPPNASWGRMLQEAQGTVLVAPVGAIAPGIAIIALVLGVNFLADGLRDLADPTRRRSR; encoded by the coding sequence ATGAGCCGCGTCGCCGAGCAGCTGATCACCGGATCCGTCCCTGTGCGGAGGCGGCCGAAGGCGACCCTGCTGATCGGGCTCGTGCTCACCGGCATCATCGCGCTCATCGCGCTGGTGTCGCTGTTCTGGCTGCCCTACCCGCTCGCCGACACGAGCGGAAGTCGCCTCGAGGGGCCGAGTGCGCTGCACCTGCTCGGCACCGATCGACTCGGCCGCGACCTGCTCTCGCAGCTCATGTGGGGTGCCCGGATCGCCTTGATCGTCGGCATCTGCTCGGTGGCGATCGCCGCCGTGCTCGGCGTGATCATCGGTCTGATCGCCGCCTTCTCGCGCCCCTGGGTCGATGACACGCTCTCCGCCGGACTCGACGTCGTGATCGCGTTCCCTGTACTTCTGCTCGCGATGCTCGTCGTCGCGGTGCAGGGAGCATCGCTGTGGTCGGCCGTGCTCGCGATCGGACTGGCGATGTCGGCGGTCGTCGCGCGTCTCACCCGGATCCTGTCGCGCCGCGTGCTGCAGGAGCAGTACATCACCGCCGCACGCACGAGCGGGACCTCGGTACTGGGGATCATCGCGCAGCACGTGCTGCCGAACATCGCCCCGACCCTCGCCGTCAGCCTCGCGCTGCAGTTCGGCGCGGCCGTGCTCGCGGAGGCAAGCCTGTCGTACCTCGGACTCGGCGCTCCCCCGCCCAACGCCTCGTGGGGGCGGATGCTGCAGGAGGCGCAGGGCACCGTGCTGGTGGCACCCGTCGGAGCGATCGCCCCCGGGATCGCGATCATCGCGCTCGTGCTCGGAGTCAACTTCCTCGCCGACGGTCTGCGAGATCTCGCCGACCCCACCCGCAGGAGGAGCCGATGA
- a CDS encoding ABC transporter permease: MTTVAVRRQAQRRRSPLVGYLLRRIGTSLLLLVGVTIVTFALTNLVPGDPVSAALGEGASQNPATREAFIKAQGLDQPLFVQYFIYMGNLLRGDLGTSLVTGRPVTSDLATAVPATIEIAIGAIILSLAVSVVLGTLAAYRRGLVTDQVIRIVTLIGLSVPTFWLALVSFYLFFLELRIAPGSGRISPSITPPPRITGLYTVDYLLNGDGVGFADALAHLALPVMVLSLVTIGLLTRFIRTSVLEVLGSDYVRAARAKGLPAMRVILDYVLRGASLPILTVVGVAFGSLLSGTVLVESVFAWPGLGTYAYNSAANLDLPGIMGVGLVVGVIYLLINFVVDLLYGVLDPRVRIA, from the coding sequence ATGACGACGGTGGCCGTGCGACGGCAGGCACAGCGTCGCAGGTCGCCGCTCGTCGGATACCTGCTGCGCCGGATCGGCACTTCGCTGCTCCTTCTCGTGGGGGTCACGATCGTGACCTTCGCACTGACGAACCTCGTGCCCGGCGACCCCGTGTCGGCGGCGCTGGGTGAGGGAGCATCGCAGAACCCGGCGACACGTGAGGCGTTCATCAAGGCCCAGGGCCTCGACCAGCCCCTCTTCGTGCAGTACTTCATCTACATGGGGAACCTGCTCCGCGGGGACCTCGGCACATCGCTGGTGACCGGGCGACCGGTCACCAGCGATCTCGCCACCGCCGTGCCGGCGACGATCGAGATCGCGATCGGCGCCATCATCCTCAGCCTCGCCGTGAGCGTGGTGCTCGGGACGCTCGCCGCCTACCGTCGCGGACTCGTCACCGATCAGGTGATCCGCATCGTGACGCTGATCGGCCTGAGCGTGCCGACGTTCTGGCTCGCGCTGGTCAGCTTCTACCTGTTCTTCCTCGAGCTGCGGATCGCCCCAGGATCCGGACGCATCTCGCCGTCCATCACGCCGCCGCCCCGCATCACCGGGCTCTACACGGTCGACTACCTGCTCAACGGCGACGGCGTCGGATTCGCGGATGCGCTCGCGCACCTGGCTCTGCCGGTGATGGTGCTCTCGCTCGTGACGATCGGTCTGCTCACCCGCTTCATCCGCACCTCGGTGCTCGAGGTGCTCGGCAGCGACTACGTGCGCGCTGCCCGGGCGAAGGGCCTTCCCGCGATGCGCGTGATCCTCGACTACGTCCTGCGCGGGGCCTCCCTTCCGATCCTCACCGTCGTCGGCGTCGCGTTCGGCTCGCTGCTGTCCGGTACCGTGCTCGTCGAGTCGGTGTTCGCGTGGCCGGGCCTGGGCACCTACGCCTACAACTCGGCGGCGAACCTCGACCTGCCCGGCATCATGGGCGTGGGTCTGGTCGTCGGCGTCATCTACCTCCTCATCAACTTCGTCGTCGACCTGCTCTACGGCGTCCTCGACCCGAGAGTGAGGATCGCATGA